Proteins from one Niallia circulans genomic window:
- a CDS encoding putative bifunctional diguanylate cyclase/phosphodiesterase — MNGLYEILNDEKHKNIHTRIERIIFEIIFKHINDMVYIMKAEPGPLFTYVFANEAGYAHAKLAPNYIGKPLQEVLLPSLAEALQQEYGMVYDAKEMRVFSDEVILPEGIKRYGESVLTPILDTDGNVKFIVSVTRDVTKLQEEKQRLIEREQQIRSIVDHNLDAVLGIDLSGSIYTVNPAGEKLTGYTLEKILNRSIFELIDEDSLTYFKDQIRKCRLTHLSQSIDSVLKMKNGHVLNLHIKIIPIIVNNSAQGMYIILRDMSEKKETAEKIRYMAFHDQLTGLYNRRALLEDLNMEIKKATENGTEIALLTIDLDRFKYINDTFGHIIGDQILIKVADRLLEFNNMDCHVYRQGGDEFIIVLANITRQKATSFAQAILSRFASSFYLDSQEYYITPSIGISMYPNDGKDEGTLIKNADEALFRVKERGKAHYQFYRSDMNITLTNIVTMETNLRKAVQNEELTLFYQPQIDLKDKTIKSVEALLRWECPTLGFISPGEFIPLAEDTGLIIPIGNWVIETACKQISSWLQAFGNGIRIAVNISPKQFEQPNFVDIIKSAIIKNDIPANLLEIEITEGAMHNSKEAIPVLRKLKELGVIISVDDFGTGYSSLSYIKQFPIDILKIDQSFVRDVLENVKDAAIITTIIHLGKNLGMDVIAEGVECQEQADILIAANCHKAQGFYYSRPLPASEVEKFLMSRANFGNRNEKTDNGIN; from the coding sequence ATGAATGGATTATATGAGATCCTAAATGATGAAAAGCATAAAAATATACACACGCGCATTGAGAGAATCATATTTGAAATCATTTTTAAGCATATCAATGATATGGTTTACATTATGAAGGCAGAACCTGGACCGCTTTTTACTTATGTTTTTGCAAATGAGGCAGGATATGCCCATGCGAAGCTCGCCCCAAACTACATTGGGAAACCGCTGCAGGAGGTTCTTCTACCAAGTTTAGCCGAGGCTCTTCAGCAAGAATATGGTATGGTTTATGACGCGAAAGAAATGCGTGTTTTTTCTGATGAAGTCATTTTGCCAGAAGGAATCAAGCGCTATGGGGAGTCTGTTTTGACACCTATTTTGGATACAGACGGGAATGTGAAATTTATTGTTTCTGTGACAAGAGATGTAACAAAACTACAGGAAGAAAAACAGAGACTCATTGAGAGAGAACAGCAAATTCGCTCCATTGTCGACCACAATCTTGATGCCGTTCTTGGAATCGATTTAAGTGGCTCCATTTATACGGTGAATCCAGCCGGGGAAAAGCTGACAGGATACACGTTAGAAAAGATTCTGAACAGGTCTATTTTTGAATTGATTGATGAAGACAGTCTCACATACTTTAAGGATCAAATCAGAAAATGCCGGTTGACACATTTGTCCCAGTCCATTGACAGTGTGTTAAAAATGAAGAATGGTCATGTCCTTAATCTCCATATTAAAATTATTCCTATCATTGTTAATAATAGTGCACAAGGAATGTATATCATACTTAGAGATATGTCAGAGAAAAAAGAAACAGCGGAAAAAATCAGATATATGGCTTTCCATGATCAGCTCACAGGACTGTATAACAGAAGAGCATTGCTGGAAGATTTAAATATGGAAATAAAAAAAGCGACAGAAAATGGCACAGAAATTGCACTGCTCACAATTGACCTTGACAGGTTTAAATATATTAATGACACCTTTGGTCATATCATAGGCGACCAAATATTGATAAAGGTTGCAGACAGGCTGTTAGAATTTAATAATATGGATTGTCATGTGTATAGGCAAGGCGGGGATGAGTTCATTATTGTACTTGCTAACATCACAAGGCAAAAGGCAACCTCTTTTGCTCAAGCAATCCTGTCAAGATTTGCAAGCTCCTTTTACCTAGATTCACAGGAATACTATATTACCCCAAGCATAGGCATAAGTATGTATCCGAATGATGGGAAGGACGAAGGCACGCTCATCAAAAATGCAGATGAAGCTTTATTCAGAGTGAAGGAAAGAGGCAAGGCTCATTATCAATTTTATCGATCTGATATGAATATTACCTTAACAAACATTGTGACAATGGAGACGAATTTACGGAAAGCTGTCCAAAATGAGGAACTGACCTTATTTTATCAGCCACAAATTGACTTGAAAGACAAGACAATTAAGAGCGTAGAAGCACTGCTCAGATGGGAATGTCCAACATTAGGGTTCATTTCTCCCGGAGAATTTATTCCCCTTGCAGAGGATACAGGCCTTATCATTCCAATTGGAAACTGGGTTATTGAAACAGCATGTAAGCAAATCAGCAGCTGGCTGCAGGCATTTGGCAATGGCATCCGCATTGCAGTCAATATCTCTCCAAAGCAATTCGAACAACCTAACTTTGTAGATATCATTAAGTCAGCAATTATTAAAAATGATATACCGGCAAACTTGCTTGAAATCGAAATAACAGAAGGCGCCATGCATAATTCAAAGGAGGCAATTCCTGTATTAAGGAAATTGAAGGAGCTTGGTGTTATCATATCTGTTGATGATTTTGGGACAGGGTATTCTTCGTTAAGCTATATTAAGCAATTTCCAATCGACATTCTAAAAATTGATCAATCATTTGTCAGAGATGTATTGGAAAATGTTAAGGATGCAGCGATTATTACAACCATCATTCACTTAGGAAAAAACCTAGGGATGGACGTCATTGCCGAAGGGGTAGAATGCCAGGAGCAGGCAGATATTCTGATAGCCGCTAATTGCCATAAGGCACAAGGCTTTTATTATTCCAGACCACTTCCAGCGAGTGAAGTGGAGAAGTTTTTAATGTCCCGTGCCAACTTTGGAAATAGGAATGAAAAAACGGATAATGGAATAAATTAA
- a CDS encoding YkyB family protein, which produces MHKHPSKMPQLNPTIDNLSQSISVVNRHAKTATDPKFLYKLKQASLQKLLIEGKAKKIGLHFSGNPRNSQQQSDILVQCGEYTFHLPPTKKDFEELPHLGSLNQNVRNPKSTISLNQAKKLLIAYTGLKEDKPDQNKPQNKRYVKPVFKKLGESY; this is translated from the coding sequence ATGCATAAGCATCCGTCAAAAATGCCGCAATTGAACCCAACGATTGACAACCTCTCACAGTCCATTTCAGTAGTTAATCGCCATGCTAAAACAGCAACAGATCCAAAATTTCTTTACAAGCTAAAACAAGCTAGTCTGCAAAAACTGCTGATTGAAGGTAAAGCAAAAAAAATCGGACTTCATTTTTCAGGCAATCCAAGAAACAGCCAGCAGCAATCTGATATATTGGTACAATGTGGAGAATATACCTTCCACCTACCTCCAACAAAAAAAGATTTTGAAGAACTGCCCCATCTTGGCTCCTTAAACCAAAATGTCAGGAATCCGAAATCGACCATTTCCCTTAATCAGGCAAAAAAACTGCTCATTGCCTATACTGGATTAAAAGAAGACAAGCCGGATCAAAACAAGCCGCAGAACAAGCGTTATGTTAAGCCTGTTTTTAAAAAGCTCGGTGAAAGCTATTAA
- a CDS encoding IS3 family transposase, with the protein MAKYSGNFKLKIVQEYLKSALSYDRLAQKYSIPSSSPIKNWVSAYKAFGEKGLQRKIANEEYPVQFKLDVLHFRKQTGASFQETAIQFRINNPSLIANWNSKLEKEGIEGLQQKAKGRPSMSKKPKTTANKQNKPMSREEQLERENEMLRLEVAYLKKLKAFRENPDAFLEKAQAAIAFELKEEGFRLKDVLTQVEIPEATYHYQIKQMKQKDPNETWETLILETFEKHKGRYGYRRIHAELKMQGYPVNHKKVQRIMKKLGLKCEKFVRKSRYKSYKGTVGKVAKNRLNRRFHTPHTLQKVVTDVTEFKCTNDEKLYLSPIMDLYNGEIIGFSMSKSPTLEFVMDSLKQVLPIIQERAKYRTTIHSDQGWHYQHYKWVQTLKENKMYQSMSRKATCADNAAMENFFGLLKQEMYYGEQLISYETLNMKIEKYIHYYNNDRIKQKLAGMSPVKFRTHASQLAA; encoded by the coding sequence ATGGCTAAATATAGTGGGAATTTCAAACTAAAAATTGTTCAAGAGTATTTGAAAAGTGCTTTAAGTTATGACCGATTGGCGCAAAAATACAGTATTCCATCTTCTTCACCAATTAAGAATTGGGTAAGTGCTTATAAAGCTTTTGGCGAAAAAGGGTTACAACGGAAAATAGCTAATGAGGAATACCCTGTTCAATTCAAATTGGATGTATTACACTTTAGGAAACAAACAGGTGCTTCTTTTCAAGAGACAGCAATTCAATTTAGGATAAATAATCCGAGTTTAATCGCCAATTGGAACAGTAAATTAGAAAAAGAAGGAATAGAGGGCCTGCAACAAAAAGCAAAGGGGCGCCCGTCTATGTCTAAAAAACCAAAAACAACAGCGAATAAACAGAATAAACCAATGTCACGTGAGGAACAGTTAGAACGTGAAAATGAAATGCTTCGATTAGAGGTTGCCTATTTAAAAAAGTTGAAGGCTTTTCGAGAGAATCCGGATGCCTTCCTCGAAAAAGCACAAGCAGCCATCGCCTTCGAACTTAAAGAAGAAGGATTCCGATTAAAAGATGTCTTAACACAAGTGGAAATTCCAGAGGCAACGTATCATTATCAAATCAAACAGATGAAACAAAAGGATCCAAATGAAACGTGGGAAACGTTGATTTTAGAGACGTTTGAGAAGCATAAAGGCAGATATGGTTATCGTCGTATTCATGCGGAATTGAAAATGCAAGGTTACCCCGTTAACCATAAGAAAGTACAACGTATCATGAAGAAGCTAGGTTTGAAATGCGAAAAATTCGTGCGTAAATCACGCTACAAATCGTATAAAGGTACGGTTGGGAAAGTGGCGAAAAATCGTTTGAACCGTCGTTTCCACACACCACATACCCTTCAAAAAGTTGTGACCGACGTAACGGAATTCAAATGTACAAATGATGAGAAGTTGTATTTAAGCCCTATCATGGATTTATATAACGGGGAAATTATTGGGTTTAGTATGTCTAAAAGTCCAACGCTGGAATTTGTGATGGATTCATTAAAACAGGTGCTTCCTATTATTCAAGAGCGTGCCAAATATCGAACAACCATTCACTCCGATCAAGGCTGGCACTATCAGCACTACAAATGGGTACAAACATTGAAAGAAAATAAGATGTACCAAAGCATGTCTCGCAAAGCAACATGTGCAGACAATGCAGCAATGGAGAACTTCTTTGGCTTACTGAAGCAGGAAATGTATTACGGAGAACAATTAATTTCTTACGAAACATTGAATATGAAGATTGAGAAGTACATCCATTACTATAACAACGATCGAATTAAACAAAAACTGGCCGGCATGAGTCCGGTAAAATTCCGAACTCATGCCAGCCAATTAGCTGCATAA
- a CDS encoding chemotaxis protein, translating to MNNDKGILLETGTNELEIVEFGVGKNKFGINVIKVKEIINPVPITTIPHAHPNVEGIMELRGEVLPVVNLANALGLPPSEEPEKDKFIVSEFNKTKIIFHVHNVSQIHRISWEDIEKPSEMYQGAESQIIGVIKLNGEMILLLDFERIVVDINPESGINVQQVKRLGARERSNKQLIVVEDSPLLRKLLEDTLSEAGYDKVQFFENGREAYDYLQGVNESNKSIEDIVQLVITDIEMPQMDGHHLTRKIKEDAKLGQLPVIIFSSLITEDLRHKGKRVGANAQVSKPEIAELILLVDEHIL from the coding sequence ATGAACAATGATAAAGGCATTTTGTTAGAAACTGGAACAAATGAATTAGAAATTGTGGAATTTGGGGTAGGAAAGAATAAATTTGGAATTAATGTTATCAAAGTAAAAGAAATCATTAACCCAGTGCCGATAACAACTATTCCCCATGCCCATCCTAATGTAGAGGGTATCATGGAGTTGAGAGGCGAGGTTCTGCCTGTAGTCAACTTGGCAAATGCTCTTGGCTTACCGCCTTCAGAGGAGCCAGAGAAAGATAAGTTTATTGTATCGGAGTTTAATAAAACAAAAATTATCTTTCATGTACATAATGTCTCCCAGATACATCGTATCTCATGGGAAGACATTGAAAAGCCATCTGAAATGTACCAGGGAGCTGAAAGCCAAATCATTGGTGTTATTAAGCTGAACGGGGAAATGATTTTGTTGCTTGATTTTGAGCGTATTGTTGTAGACATTAATCCGGAATCAGGCATTAATGTGCAGCAAGTGAAAAGATTGGGTGCTCGTGAAAGAAGCAATAAGCAGCTTATCGTTGTGGAGGATTCACCATTATTAAGAAAACTGCTAGAGGATACGCTGTCAGAGGCAGGGTATGATAAGGTGCAATTCTTTGAAAACGGCCGAGAAGCATATGATTATTTGCAAGGAGTTAATGAGTCAAACAAAAGCATAGAAGATATTGTTCAGCTTGTTATTACAGATATTGAAATGCCGCAAATGGATGGCCATCATTTAACAAGAAAAATCAAAGAGGATGCGAAGCTGGGACAATTGCCGGTTATCATTTTCTCCTCCTTAATTACAGAAGATTTGAGACATAAAGGCAAACGAGTTGGAGCAAACGCCCAAGTCAGCAAACCAGAAATCGCTGAATTAATCCTGCTTGTTGATGAGCATATTCTTTAA
- a CDS encoding MFS transporter — translation MEQSKTQSQKLRGTALYFSLPILAWALYDAANTIFSSNINTIFFPLYLQEIIGTDKVQEQIASTVITYSNAVASFLLVLFSPLFGVLMDRTGRKKKYIIIFTILTVLGTILMGVVGGITFEDSIMGIPMSLFFVILLFVFAKFAYHSSLVFYDTMISDLGTKEQMPLISGFGVAVGYMGTLIGLAVYLFVGDGDYYRSFIPTGLLFLLLSLPLFFIIKDTPKQTTEKQSFLSGYKEIFETFKQARKYREIFTFMIAYFFLNDAVATTIAVMAVYANTVVGISAGKFIILYLVSTLSSIIGSFIFGYIAKKIGAYKSIRIVGVLLVVALIIAAVAWNELLFWIAGSMFGIALGSMWVTSRAYIVEITPEEKRGQFFGLFAFSGKVSSIVGPLLYGSITLIFADLGNTASRMALGSLIILTVIGLIIHGKVQKSVN, via the coding sequence ATGGAACAATCAAAAACTCAATCACAGAAATTACGTGGTACAGCACTATATTTTTCCTTGCCAATACTCGCTTGGGCCCTATATGATGCGGCAAATACGATATTTTCTTCCAACATTAATACGATATTTTTCCCATTATATTTACAAGAAATCATCGGTACAGATAAAGTTCAAGAGCAAATAGCTAGTACTGTAATAACGTATTCTAATGCAGTAGCAAGCTTTTTGTTAGTTTTATTTTCGCCATTATTTGGCGTTTTGATGGATAGGACCGGCAGAAAAAAGAAATATATTATCATATTCACCATTCTTACTGTTCTTGGTACGATTCTTATGGGAGTTGTTGGGGGGATAACCTTCGAGGATTCTATAATGGGTATTCCAATGTCATTATTTTTTGTCATATTATTATTTGTTTTTGCTAAGTTTGCCTATCATTCTAGTCTTGTGTTTTATGATACGATGATCTCTGATTTAGGAACAAAAGAGCAAATGCCACTTATTTCGGGATTCGGTGTAGCTGTTGGCTATATGGGAACATTAATTGGCCTTGCAGTCTACCTGTTTGTCGGAGACGGTGATTACTATCGCTCCTTTATTCCAACAGGCCTGCTGTTTCTCTTATTGTCTTTACCGCTTTTCTTTATTATTAAGGATACTCCAAAACAGACTACTGAAAAGCAATCCTTTCTATCAGGCTATAAGGAAATATTTGAAACGTTTAAACAGGCTCGGAAGTACCGTGAAATCTTCACATTCATGATTGCCTATTTCTTTTTAAATGATGCAGTTGCAACAACCATTGCTGTAATGGCGGTTTATGCAAATACGGTAGTTGGTATTTCGGCAGGAAAGTTTATCATTTTATATTTGGTCTCTACCTTATCAAGCATTATCGGGTCGTTTATTTTCGGTTATATTGCCAAGAAAATAGGTGCTTACAAATCAATCCGAATTGTTGGGGTTCTTCTTGTGGTTGCATTAATTATCGCAGCAGTTGCCTGGAACGAATTACTGTTTTGGATTGCAGGAAGCATGTTTGGTATTGCGCTTGGCAGTATGTGGGTTACATCAAGGGCTTATATTGTTGAAATAACACCAGAAGAAAAACGTGGCCAATTCTTTGGACTATTCGCCTTCTCAGGTAAGGTGTCATCTATTGTCGGACCACTTTTATATGGTAGCATTACCCTTATATTTGCTGATTTAGGCAATACTGCAAGCAGAATGGCATTAGGCTCATTGATTATCTTAACTGTCATCGGCCTAATCATTCATGGGAAGGTGCAAAAGAGTGTGAATTAA
- a CDS encoding aminotransferase A: MEYLINKKVKDIEISGIRKFSNMVAGKEGMLALTIGQPDFPTPAHIKEAAKKAIDEDFTTYTHNAGDLALRQAACEFVSKKYSLDYQPATEVIVTTGASEAIDIAFRTILEEGVEVILPGPVYPGYEPIIRLCGATPIYVDIKENDFRFTAELIEPYITEETRCIVLPYPSNPTGVSLNKNELLAIADLLQDKDIFVLADEIYSELLFDAGHISIGSFLREKTIVINGLSKSHSMTGWRIGFLFAPEPICQQILKVHQYNVTCASSISQQAALQALTVGIDDSLPMKEEYKKRRDYLYSRLTDFGLEVVNPDGAFYFFIKIPVSGITSFDFCLDLVEKANLAVVPGSAFSPLGEGYFRISFAYSFDTLKEACDRLGTYLNTIK; encoded by the coding sequence ATGGAATATTTGATAAATAAAAAAGTTAAGGATATTGAAATATCCGGAATTCGTAAATTCTCCAATATGGTCGCAGGCAAAGAGGGCATGCTTGCACTGACAATTGGTCAGCCTGATTTCCCTACCCCTGCTCACATTAAAGAGGCTGCCAAAAAGGCCATTGACGAGGATTTCACCACATACACACATAATGCAGGAGATTTGGCGCTAAGACAGGCAGCTTGTGAATTTGTTTCAAAAAAATACAGCTTGGACTATCAACCAGCAACAGAGGTTATCGTAACTACTGGTGCTAGTGAAGCAATTGATATTGCCTTCCGCACAATCTTAGAAGAAGGTGTTGAAGTAATTCTGCCAGGTCCTGTATATCCTGGTTATGAGCCGATTATCCGCTTATGTGGAGCAACGCCAATTTATGTTGATATCAAAGAAAATGACTTTCGTTTCACAGCAGAGCTCATTGAACCTTACATAACGGAAGAAACGAGATGTATCGTTCTCCCATACCCAAGCAATCCGACAGGGGTCAGCTTAAATAAAAATGAGCTACTGGCAATAGCTGATTTACTGCAGGACAAAGATATATTTGTTCTGGCAGATGAAATATACAGTGAATTGCTTTTTGACGCAGGTCATATTTCTATCGGCAGTTTCCTCAGAGAGAAAACGATTGTTATTAACGGGTTATCAAAATCCCATAGCATGACAGGCTGGCGCATCGGCTTTTTATTTGCTCCTGAACCTATTTGTCAGCAAATACTTAAGGTTCATCAGTACAATGTAACATGTGCCTCGTCTATTTCTCAACAAGCAGCCTTGCAGGCATTGACAGTTGGCATTGACGACAGTCTGCCAATGAAGGAGGAATACAAAAAAAGACGGGATTATCTTTATTCCCGTTTGACTGATTTTGGTTTAGAGGTCGTTAATCCAGATGGTGCCTTTTATTTCTTCATTAAGATACCTGTGTCTGGCATAACATCATTTGATTTTTGCTTGGATTTAGTCGAAAAAGCAAATTTGGCAGTTGTTCCAGGCAGTGCTTTTTCTCCTTTAGGAGAAGGCTATTTCCGCATTTCCTTCGCTTATTCTTTTGATACATTAAAAGAAGCTTGTGACAGGCTTGGTACTTATTTAAATACCATTAAATAA
- a CDS encoding NAD(P)-dependent oxidoreductase, producing the protein MLTNENTVIGFIGVGVMGKSMARNLMTNGYPVVVYNRTKEKAEELLKDGAVWAESPKEVAEKANVIITIVGYPKDVEEVYLGKEGIISNVNANTYVIDMTTSTPSLAKRIFEEAKSKSIHALDAPVSGGDIGAREAKLSIMVGGAEDDFAAVLPIFEILGTNIVYQGAAGAGQHTKMCNQIAIASNMIGVCEAIVYAEKAGLNPDNVLKSITTGAAGSFSLSNLAPRIIKGDFEPGFYIKHFIKDMRIAMEEAKQMEMETPGLALAENLYSRLAALGQDELGTQALYKYWQQ; encoded by the coding sequence ATGTTAACTAATGAGAATACTGTAATTGGTTTTATTGGTGTCGGAGTTATGGGGAAAAGCATGGCCAGAAACCTAATGACAAACGGTTATCCTGTTGTCGTTTACAACCGCACGAAGGAAAAGGCAGAGGAATTGCTGAAGGATGGTGCTGTTTGGGCGGAGAGTCCGAAAGAAGTAGCTGAAAAAGCAAATGTAATTATTACAATTGTTGGCTATCCAAAGGACGTAGAAGAGGTGTATTTAGGCAAGGAAGGCATTATTAGCAATGTGAACGCAAATACATATGTAATTGATATGACTACTTCTACTCCAAGCTTAGCAAAAAGGATTTTTGAAGAAGCAAAGAGCAAAAGCATACATGCCTTGGATGCTCCAGTTTCAGGCGGAGATATTGGTGCGAGAGAGGCTAAGCTATCGATAATGGTTGGTGGCGCTGAAGATGATTTTGCTGCTGTACTGCCAATTTTCGAAATTTTAGGAACAAATATTGTCTATCAAGGTGCTGCCGGTGCTGGTCAGCACACGAAAATGTGCAACCAGATTGCAATAGCATCTAATATGATTGGTGTTTGTGAAGCAATAGTTTATGCAGAAAAGGCAGGACTGAATCCAGATAATGTTCTCAAAAGCATCACAACAGGAGCTGCAGGCAGTTTTTCATTGTCAAATTTAGCGCCGAGAATTATTAAAGGGGATTTTGAGCCTGGTTTTTATATTAAGCATTTTATTAAGGACATGAGGATTGCCATGGAGGAAGCAAAGCAGATGGAAATGGAAACTCCAGGCTTAGCTCTTGCAGAAAACTTATATAGCAGACTTGCTGCTCTTGGACAAGATGAGCTTGGTACACAAGCATTATACAAATATTGGCAGCAATAA
- the ptsP gene encoding phosphoenolpyruvate--protein phosphotransferase, with protein MSFLQGIAASSGIAIAKAYRLVEPNLSFEKKTVEDAADEINRFQEALATSKQELDAIREKANTELGADKAAIFEAHLLVLSDPELIAPIEDKINTESVNAEVALKETTDMFINMFESMDNEYMQERAADIRDVTKRVLSHLLGVHLANPSMISEEVVVVAEDLTPSDTAQLNRQFVKGFTTDIGGRTSHSAIMARSLEIPAVVGTKKVTEEISNGDLVIVDGLKGEIHINPTPEVVESYKKIAAEYEEQKAEWAKLVNEETVSADGVHVELAANIGTPNDLEGVTSNGGEAVGLYRTEFLYMGRDQLPTEDEQFESYKAVLEGMKGKPVVVRTLDIGGDKELPYLELPKEMNPFLGFRAIRLCLEETGIFRTQLRALLRASSYGNLKIMFPMIATLNEFRAAKALLEEEKANLTAEGVTVADKIELGIMVEIPSTAVLADQFAKEVDFFSIGTNDLIQYTMAADRMNERVSYLYQPYNPSILRLVKMVIDAAHKEGKWAGMCGEMAGDETAIPLLLGLGLDEFSMSATSILKARSQILSLSKKEMEELAEKALQMSTTEEVMEAVKAAAKLS; from the coding sequence ATGAGTTTTTTACAAGGAATTGCTGCCTCTAGTGGAATTGCCATTGCTAAAGCGTATCGTTTAGTAGAACCAAATTTATCATTTGAAAAGAAAACAGTAGAAGATGCTGCTGATGAAATTAACCGTTTTCAAGAAGCGCTTGCTACTTCTAAACAAGAGTTAGATGCTATTCGTGAAAAAGCGAATACAGAATTAGGTGCTGATAAAGCAGCTATTTTCGAAGCTCATCTTTTAGTATTGAGCGATCCTGAATTAATCGCTCCAATCGAAGACAAAATCAATACAGAATCTGTAAATGCTGAAGTTGCTCTTAAAGAAACGACAGATATGTTCATTAACATGTTTGAATCAATGGATAATGAGTACATGCAAGAGCGTGCTGCTGATATCCGTGACGTAACTAAAAGGGTTCTTTCACACTTGCTTGGTGTACATTTAGCTAATCCAAGCATGATTTCAGAAGAGGTTGTTGTTGTTGCAGAGGATTTAACTCCATCTGATACAGCTCAATTAAACCGTCAATTTGTTAAAGGTTTCACTACAGATATCGGCGGAAGAACTTCTCACTCTGCTATCATGGCTCGTTCTTTGGAAATTCCAGCAGTTGTTGGAACGAAAAAAGTAACGGAAGAAATCTCAAACGGCGACTTAGTAATCGTTGACGGATTGAAAGGTGAAATTCACATCAATCCAACACCAGAAGTAGTGGAAAGCTACAAAAAAATCGCTGCAGAATACGAAGAGCAAAAAGCTGAGTGGGCTAAGCTTGTTAATGAAGAAACTGTCAGCGCTGATGGTGTGCACGTTGAACTTGCTGCAAACATCGGAACTCCAAACGATTTAGAAGGTGTTACTTCAAACGGTGGAGAAGCAGTTGGTCTTTACAGAACTGAATTCCTTTACATGGGAAGAGATCAGCTTCCAACAGAAGATGAGCAGTTCGAATCATATAAAGCTGTTCTTGAAGGCATGAAAGGTAAACCAGTTGTTGTTCGTACATTAGATATAGGTGGGGACAAAGAGCTTCCATACCTTGAGCTTCCAAAAGAAATGAACCCATTCCTTGGATTCCGTGCAATCCGTCTATGTCTTGAGGAAACTGGAATCTTCCGTACGCAATTAAGAGCATTGCTTCGTGCAAGCTCATATGGAAATTTAAAAATCATGTTCCCAATGATTGCAACATTAAACGAATTCCGTGCTGCTAAAGCATTGCTTGAAGAAGAGAAAGCAAACTTGACTGCTGAAGGCGTAACAGTTGCTGATAAGATTGAACTTGGAATCATGGTTGAGATTCCTTCAACTGCTGTATTGGCTGACCAATTCGCTAAAGAAGTTGACTTCTTCAGTATCGGAACAAATGACTTAATCCAATACACGATGGCTGCTGACCGCATGAACGAAAGAGTTTCATACCTGTATCAGCCTTACAATCCATCCATTCTTCGTCTTGTTAAGATGGTTATTGATGCTGCACATAAAGAAGGCAAATGGGCTGGAATGTGTGGCGAGATGGCTGGAGACGAAACAGCGATTCCGTTATTGCTTGGTCTAGGATTAGATGAGTTCTCAATGAGTGCAACATCTATCCTTAAAGCAAGATCACAAATTCTTAGCCTGTCTAAAAAAGAAATGGAAGAGCTTGCTGAAAAAGCATTGCAAATGTCCACAACAGAAGAAGTTATGGAGGCTGTTAAAGCAGCAGCTAAACTTTCTTAA
- a CDS encoding phosphocarrier protein HPr — protein sequence MVEKQFKVIADTGIHARPATLLVQAASKFDSEINLEYKEKKVNLKSIMGVMSLGIGQGADIKIIAEGSDETEAISGLEETLKKEGLAE from the coding sequence ATGGTAGAAAAACAATTTAAAGTTATCGCAGATACAGGGATTCATGCACGACCTGCAACACTTTTAGTACAAGCTGCAAGCAAATTTGATTCAGAAATTAACCTTGAGTACAAAGAGAAAAAGGTTAACCTTAAGTCTATCATGGGTGTTATGTCTCTTGGAATTGGCCAAGGCGCTGATATCAAAATCATTGCTGAAGGCAGTGACGAGACAGAAGCAATTAGTGGTTTAGAAGAAACATTGAAAAAGGAAGGACTTGCTGAATAA
- a CDS encoding YkvS family protein encodes MKRAEVGNIIEFRGLQGIVEKVNENSVIVDLTYMDNYRDLELEQRTVVNHKNYKILK; translated from the coding sequence ATGAAGAGAGCTGAGGTTGGCAACATTATAGAATTTAGAGGCCTGCAAGGAATTGTGGAAAAAGTAAATGAGAATTCAGTAATAGTAGATTTGACATATATGGATAATTATCGCGACCTTGAATTAGAGCAAAGAACAGTCGTTAATCATAAAAATTATAAAATCCTTAAGTGA
- a CDS encoding DUF6254 family protein gives MTKSKREEEREWTVRKQEQKPHGKVKTKKELAEE, from the coding sequence ATGACAAAATCAAAAAGAGAAGAAGAACGAGAATGGACAGTGCGCAAACAAGAACAAAAACCACACGGCAAAGTAAAAACAAAAAAAGAACTAGCTGAAGAATAG